The segment CGGCGCGGCACTCGTACGTCGATCTGGACGACCCGCTGCACCTGGAGTTCGAATACGTCCAGTGGATCGCGGCGGTGGCCGACGTCCTCAAATCCCCGGACTCTCCCGTCGACGCGCTGCACCTGGGCGGTGGCGGCTTCACCGTGCCGAACTACCTGCGGGCCACCCGGCCCGGAAGCCGGCAGTACGTGCTCGAACTCGACGGCGGCCTGGTCACCCTGGACCGGGAGAAGCTCGGCCTGACCACCGGCGACGACCTGCAGGTCGAGGTCGGTGACGCCCGGGTCGGCCTGGCCGGGCGGCCGACCGCGAGCTACGACCTGGTGGTGGGAGACGCGTTCGGGCATCTGGTGGTGCCCTGGCACCTGGCCACCCGCGAGATGGCGGCCGACGTCGCCCGGGTGCTGCGGCCCGCCGGTGTGTACGCCCAGAACGTGATCGACTACCCGCCCAACCGGTTCATCAAGGCCGAGATCGCGACGGTCGCCGCAGCGTTCCCGCACGTCGCGTTGATCGCCCCGCCGGACGCGCTCGCCGGTGGGACCGGGTCGAACTTCGTCATCGTCGCGTCCCGTGATCCGCTGCCCCTCGACGCCGTCCGGACCCGTCTCACCGAGGTGAAGAACCCGGTCAAGCTGCTGTCCGGCGCTGAGCTCGACGAGTTCGTGGGCGACGCCGAGGTGCTGACCGACGACTACGCGCCGGTGGACCAACTTCTCGCCGGCTGACGGTTTAGCCGCGGGTTTTCGGTGTGCGGCACCGGCGGCGATCCGCGCGGGCGAGAATCGGCGCATGGGGCGTACGGAGCAAAACGGTTATTTCCGTATTGCTGGGCGCTATCGCCTGATCGAGAAACTCGGCACCGGCGGCATGTCGGTGGTCTGGCGCGGCTACGACGAGATCCTCGGGCGCGACGTCGCGGTCAAGGTGCTGTCGCCGCGGCTCGCCGAGGACCGGGCCTTCCGGGACCGGCTGCGGCAGGAGGCGCTCGCGGCCGCCCGGCTCTGCCACCCGCACATCACCGGAATCCACGACTTCGGCGAGGCGCCGATCTCGGACCGGCTCACCGTGCCCTTCGTGGTCATGGAACTCAACGACGGCGAGTCCGTCGGCGCGCGCATCAGCCGGCAAGGCTCCCTGGACTGGCGGGAAGCCGTCATGATCACCGCCGAGGTGGCGTCGGCGCTGGCCACCGCACATGCCCGCGGCGTGGTGCACCGGGACGTCACCCCGGCCAACGTGATGCTGACCGGCGCCGGAGCGAAAGTCGTCGACTTCGGCATCTCCGCAGCGATCGGGCAGCGGGACGCGGCCCCGGACGGCAGCCTCCTCGGCACCCCCGCCTACCTCGCCCCGGAACGGCTCGGCGGCGCCTCCGTCTCGCCGGGCACCGACGTGTACGCCCTCGGCCTCCTGCTGTACCGCGCCCTCACCGGCCGGCTGCCCTGGTCGGCGGAGACCACTGCGGAGGCACTGCGCGCCCATCTGTACGCGGACCCCGCACCGATCCCCGACCTCCCGGGCCTGCCGGCGGCGGTCGCGGACCTGTGCATGCGCTGCCTCGCGAAGAACCCGGTGGACCGCCCGGGGGCGGCCGAGGTCGCCCGCTCTTTCGCGGCGACCGTCGGGGTACGGGCGATCATCCCACCCCTGCGCCCGGGCGAAAGGACCGCTGGTGGCCCGGTGGCGCGTGCGGTCGTACCGATCCCGATCCCGGCCTCCTCCCCGGCCCCGGCCTCCGCCTCCGCCCCGGCCTCCGCCTCCGCCCCGGCCTCCGCCTCCGCCCCGGCCTCCGCCTCCGCCCCGGCCTCCGCCTCCGCCCCGGCCTCCGCCTCCGCCCCGGCCGAGCCGCATCGCCGCCTGCCCGCCGCAGCCCTCCTGCTGCGGCGTCTCCTCCTCCCCAGCTCAGCCTTTTCCGCCGTGGCGCTCGCCCTGCGTGGCCTTCCCTCCGGCGCTGCTGTCGGCGCTTCCTCGCGCGAGCTTCTCCATTCCTGCCGCGCCCGAACCGCGAAGGCCCGGCTGCGTGCCGGTCTCAAAATCGGAACCGCGCTGCGGATGGGCTCCGTCCGCCCACTCGGTGGCGGCCTGTTCGTCAACCGCCGTTCCCGCGGCCACCGGCGTCCGGCGATCGCCGCCCTCGCCACCGTCATCCTGCTGGCCGCCACCGCGCTCGGCTGGTCGGCTCTGCGCGAAGCCGAAGACGCCGACCGAACCCACACCACAGCAGCAGGCGCGGACGGCCCGGCGGTTGGCTCCGCAGCCGCCGGCGGCACGCGCCGCCCACGGTGCGCCGTCCGATACGAGATCCGGCACGACTCCGGCTCCGAGTTCGAAGCCCGGCTGACCGTGTCCGCCACCCCCGACCAGGGCCCGGGCTGGCGCGTCGAATTCACCTATCCCGGCTCCCAGCGCCTCACCCCCCTGCCGAAGACGGTCGAACAACACGGCCGCCGCGTGTCGGTGACCGGCAAGGGGCGATCCCGCATGATCACCCTGCACGGCGAGTACCGCGACCGGAACCCACTGCCCCTCTCCTTCGCCCTGAACGACCAGACCTGCCGCGCCGAGGTGCTGGGCAGCATCGACCCGGGCGCCCTCAAGAACAACTCGGTGAGCGCGACGGTCGACGAAGCCCCACCCGCTCCCAAGCGCAAGCGGTCCACGCCCCGGCGCGACAGCAAGCCCCGCAAACCGGTGACCGAGGTCCCCAGCGGCCACGCTCCCGCCCCCGCCTCGAAAGACACCCCCGGCTTCTCACTGGCCCTGTGACCGCAGTCGGCCGCCGATAGGGTCGATCCCATGACGAGACTCGCAGTGGTCACCGGCGGCGGAACCGGGATCGGCAAGGCGACGGCCGGCATGCTCGCCGGCGAAGGCTTCGACGTGATCATCGTCGGCCGCCGTCCCGAGGTGCTCGCCGACGCGGTGAAGTGGATCGGCCCGCAGGCCAGCGCCGTGACCGCGGACGTCGCCGACCCGGCCCAGATCCCCGCCGTGGTCGAGGCCGTTGCCGGGCGCCCACTCGACGTGCTGATCAACAACGCCGGCGCGTTCATCGCCG is part of the Actinoplanes sp. NBC_00393 genome and harbors:
- a CDS encoding serine/threonine-protein kinase, which codes for MGRTEQNGYFRIAGRYRLIEKLGTGGMSVVWRGYDEILGRDVAVKVLSPRLAEDRAFRDRLRQEALAAARLCHPHITGIHDFGEAPISDRLTVPFVVMELNDGESVGARISRQGSLDWREAVMITAEVASALATAHARGVVHRDVTPANVMLTGAGAKVVDFGISAAIGQRDAAPDGSLLGTPAYLAPERLGGASVSPGTDVYALGLLLYRALTGRLPWSAETTAEALRAHLYADPAPIPDLPGLPAAVADLCMRCLAKNPVDRPGAAEVARSFAATVGVRAIIPPLRPGERTAGGPVARAVVPIPIPASSPAPASASAPASASAPASASAPASASAPASASAPASASAPAEPHRRLPAAALLLRRLLLPSSAFSAVALALRGLPSGAAVGASSRELLHSCRARTAKARLRAGLKIGTALRMGSVRPLGGGLFVNRRSRGHRRPAIAALATVILLAATALGWSALREAEDADRTHTTAAGADGPAVGSAAAGGTRRPRCAVRYEIRHDSGSEFEARLTVSATPDQGPGWRVEFTYPGSQRLTPLPKTVEQHGRRVSVTGKGRSRMITLHGEYRDRNPLPLSFALNDQTCRAEVLGSIDPGALKNNSVSATVDEAPPAPKRKRSTPRRDSKPRKPVTEVPSGHAPAPASKDTPGFSLAL